The Streptomyces sp. Je 1-332 genome has a window encoding:
- a CDS encoding ABC transporter ATP-binding protein: MSMETTAWTQLHSVLNAEQDRRPFARATLRRIGTFARPHKRRIVYFVLLSIVTAMLAVATPLLAGSVVDTIVSDGDSSLVVRYALLIAAIAVAEAGFGLLGRWLSANLGEGLILDLRTAVFDHVQRMPVAFFTRTRTGALVSRLNNDVIGAQRAFSNTLSGVVGNVVMLLLTLAMMLRLSWEITLLALVLLPVFIVPARRMGSRMAKLQREAAHHNAAMGTRMTERFSAPGATLIKLFGRPGAESQEFATRAGRVRDIGVRTAMAQSTFVTALTLVSALALALVYGLGGYFALNGTLETGAIVSLAMLLTRLYAPLTSLAGARVEVMSALVSFERVFEVLDLKPLIDEKPDAREVPSGPVAVEFDDVRFGYPAADKVSLASLEEVASLDTRGGEEVLHGLSFRAEPGQTVALVGSSGAGKSTIAQLLPRLYDTDGGAVRIGGVDVRDLSATSMRQTLGMVTQDGHLFHESVRANLLLARPEATEDDLWDVLRRARLEDLVRSLPDGLDTVVGERGYRLSGGERQRMTIARLLLAQQRVVILDEATAHLDNTSEAAVQEALAEALEGRTAIVIAHRLSTVRSADQILVVEAGRIVERGTHEELLAVEGRYAELYRTQFAGKTGKESEQEQAAVAAV; encoded by the coding sequence ATGAGCATGGAAACGACAGCCTGGACCCAGCTGCACAGCGTCTTGAACGCCGAGCAGGACCGCCGTCCCTTCGCCCGCGCCACCTTGCGCCGCATCGGCACCTTCGCCCGCCCGCACAAACGCCGCATCGTCTACTTCGTTCTCCTGAGCATCGTCACCGCGATGCTCGCGGTGGCGACCCCCCTGCTCGCGGGCAGCGTCGTGGACACGATCGTCTCGGACGGGGATTCCTCGCTCGTCGTCCGGTACGCCCTGCTCATCGCCGCGATCGCCGTCGCCGAGGCCGGCTTCGGTCTGCTCGGCCGCTGGCTGTCGGCGAACCTGGGGGAGGGGCTCATCCTCGACCTGCGGACGGCTGTCTTCGACCACGTGCAGCGCATGCCCGTCGCCTTCTTCACCCGCACCCGCACCGGTGCGCTCGTCAGCCGCCTCAACAACGATGTGATCGGCGCCCAGCGGGCGTTCAGCAACACGCTCTCCGGCGTCGTCGGCAATGTCGTCATGCTGCTCCTGACCCTGGCCATGATGCTGAGACTCTCCTGGGAGATCACGCTCCTCGCGCTCGTCCTGCTCCCCGTCTTCATCGTGCCCGCGCGCCGCATGGGCTCCCGGATGGCGAAGCTCCAGCGCGAGGCCGCGCACCACAACGCGGCGATGGGTACGCGCATGACCGAGCGCTTCTCCGCCCCGGGCGCCACGCTCATCAAGCTCTTCGGCCGGCCGGGCGCCGAGTCCCAGGAGTTCGCCACGCGGGCCGGCAGGGTGCGGGACATCGGTGTCCGCACGGCCATGGCGCAGTCCACGTTCGTCACCGCGCTCACGCTGGTCTCTGCGCTTGCCCTGGCCCTCGTCTACGGGCTCGGCGGCTACTTCGCCCTGAACGGCACCCTGGAGACGGGCGCGATCGTCTCCCTCGCCATGCTCCTGACCCGCCTCTACGCGCCGTTGACCTCCCTGGCGGGAGCGCGGGTCGAGGTCATGAGCGCGCTCGTCAGCTTCGAGCGCGTCTTCGAGGTGCTCGACCTGAAGCCGCTGATCGACGAGAAGCCGGACGCACGCGAGGTGCCGTCGGGCCCGGTGGCGGTGGAGTTCGACGACGTCCGCTTCGGCTACCCGGCCGCCGACAAGGTGTCCCTTGCCTCCCTCGAAGAGGTCGCGTCCCTCGACACCCGGGGCGGCGAAGAAGTCCTGCACGGACTCTCGTTCCGCGCCGAGCCCGGCCAGACCGTGGCGCTCGTCGGATCGTCCGGCGCGGGCAAGTCGACGATCGCGCAACTGCTTCCCCGGCTGTACGACACAGATGGCGGGGCCGTGCGCATCGGCGGGGTCGACGTCCGTGACCTCTCCGCGACGTCCATGCGCCAGACCCTCGGCATGGTCACCCAGGACGGTCACCTCTTCCACGAGTCGGTCCGCGCCAACCTGCTGCTCGCCCGCCCCGAAGCCACCGAGGACGACCTGTGGGACGTTCTGCGCAGGGCCCGCCTCGAAGACCTCGTGCGCTCCCTGCCCGACGGCCTCGACACCGTCGTCGGCGAGCGTGGCTACCGCCTCTCCGGCGGTGAGCGCCAGCGGATGACCATCGCCCGGCTGCTGCTCGCCCAGCAGCGGGTGGTCATCCTCGACGAGGCCACGGCGCACCTCGACAACACCTCCGAGGCCGCGGTCCAGGAGGCGCTCGCCGAGGCTCTGGAGGGCCGCACCGCGATCGTCATCGCGCACCGGCTCTCGACGGTGCGGTCGGCCGACCAGATCCTTGTCGTCGAGGCCGGGCGGATCGTGGAGCGCGGCACACACGAGGAACTGCTCGCGGTGGAGGGCAGGTACGCGGAGCTGTACCGCACGCAGTTCGCAGGGAAGACGGGGAAGGAATCGGAGCAGGAGCAGGCGGCTGTGGCGGCGGTGTAG
- a CDS encoding glyoxalase has translation MTSIDCITLEVADPTAAERFYADAFGLGKQVRLRGSDAESSGFRGFTVSLVVSQPSIVNGLFGAALEAGATELKPAKKSMWGYGGVVQAPDGTIWQLASSSKKDTGPDSRQIDEIVLLLGVSDMAATKRFYVERGLTVAKSFGSKYVEFDGSSGPVKLSLYGRRGLAKVAGVPAEGSGSHRLTIGGDAGTFTDPDGFVWEPSA, from the coding sequence ATGACTTCCATCGATTGCATCACCCTTGAGGTGGCCGACCCCACGGCCGCCGAGCGCTTCTACGCGGACGCCTTCGGCCTGGGCAAGCAGGTACGGCTGCGGGGCTCGGACGCGGAGTCGTCCGGCTTCCGCGGGTTCACGGTGTCGCTCGTGGTCTCGCAGCCGTCCATCGTCAACGGCCTGTTCGGCGCCGCCCTGGAGGCCGGGGCCACGGAGCTGAAGCCCGCCAAGAAGTCCATGTGGGGTTACGGCGGCGTCGTACAGGCCCCCGACGGGACCATCTGGCAGCTCGCGAGCTCGTCGAAGAAGGACACCGGTCCGGACAGCCGGCAGATCGACGAGATCGTTCTGCTGCTGGGCGTCTCCGACATGGCCGCGACGAAGCGGTTCTACGTCGAACGCGGCCTCACGGTGGCGAAGAGCTTCGGCAGCAAGTACGTCGAGTTCGACGGTTCGTCCGGTCCCGTCAAACTCTCGCTCTACGGTCGTCGCGGCCTCGCGAAGGTCGCCGGTGTCCCCGCGGAGGGCAGCGGGTCTCACCGGCTCACGATCGGCGGCGACGCGGGAACCTTCACCGACCCGGACGGATTCGTGTGGGAGCCCTCGGCGTGA
- a CDS encoding STAS domain-containing protein, which produces MESGAHTYEHLSEDITVVRVAAGELDGSTVPPLRKLLFDLVNHGRFHLVVDLTAVDHLGSIGVGALVGALKRIRAHDGGLAVVAREERVLKMFRISGLTKVFPIFGTVFPAIEYLGRNAPKAHV; this is translated from the coding sequence ATCGAATCGGGTGCCCACACGTACGAACACCTCTCCGAGGACATCACGGTGGTGCGAGTCGCGGCCGGCGAGTTGGACGGTTCCACGGTGCCGCCCTTGCGCAAGCTGCTGTTCGACCTTGTGAACCACGGAAGGTTCCACTTGGTCGTGGACCTGACTGCCGTCGATCACCTCGGCTCCATCGGGGTCGGTGCGCTGGTCGGTGCCCTGAAGCGAATCCGCGCCCACGACGGCGGATTGGCCGTGGTCGCGCGGGAGGAGAGAGTCCTGAAGATGTTCCGGATCTCCGGGCTGACCAAAGTGTTCCCCATATTCGGCACCGTGTTCCCAGCCATCGAGTACCTCGGCCGAAACGCGCCCAAGGCGCATGTCTGA
- a CDS encoding VOC family protein, whose translation MKPPPRFTLVATTLDAPNAHELARFYQDLLGWPVRKEEPGWVEIAAPDGSAGLSFQTESLFARPQWPSTRSEQQMMMHLDIEVNDLSAAVEQAVALGATVADFQPQADVRVLCDPAGHLFCLFARTGASA comes from the coding sequence ATGAAGCCCCCACCGCGTTTCACGTTGGTCGCGACCACTCTTGACGCGCCGAACGCCCATGAGCTGGCGCGGTTCTACCAGGACCTTCTCGGGTGGCCGGTGCGGAAGGAAGAACCGGGCTGGGTCGAGATCGCGGCGCCGGACGGCAGCGCTGGACTGTCGTTCCAGACGGAGTCACTCTTCGCACGTCCGCAGTGGCCTTCCACACGGTCGGAGCAGCAGATGATGATGCATCTGGACATCGAGGTGAACGATCTGTCAGCAGCCGTCGAGCAGGCCGTTGCTCTGGGGGCGACCGTGGCGGACTTCCAACCTCAGGCCGATGTACGCGTCCTGTGCGACCCAGCGGGCCACCTGTTCTGCCTCTTTGCCCGCACCGGTGCGAGCGCGTGA
- a CDS encoding SPFH domain-containing protein, whose amino-acid sequence MGPVVILILVAALVVVFLVASTVRIVPQARRYNIERFGRYRRTLQPGLNLVMPVADRINTKLDVREQVYSSEPKPVITEDNLVVNIDTVLYYQVTDPRAAAYEVADYLQAIDQLTVTTLRNVIGSMDLEGTLTSREEINARLRTVLDDATGKWGIRVNRVEIKAIDPPNTIKEAMEKQMRAERDKRAAILHAEGERQAKILTAEGTKQKDILEAQGTQQAMILRADGEAKAVERVFQAVHRNNADPKILAYKYLETLPHLAKSDNNTFWVIPGELTEAVRTVTSAFGDQSSTGLPKAAQSENANAAGPGDTSDTDRTAELEAEPPPSLDAAAAADEAAKQADAAVSDAKAEAAAAANAPSASDRGRTSNN is encoded by the coding sequence ATGGGTCCGGTTGTCATTCTGATTCTCGTGGCGGCGCTTGTCGTCGTCTTCCTCGTGGCCTCCACTGTGCGGATCGTCCCGCAGGCACGCCGCTACAACATCGAGAGGTTCGGCCGCTATCGCCGGACGCTGCAACCCGGCCTGAATCTCGTCATGCCGGTGGCAGACCGCATCAACACCAAACTCGACGTGCGCGAGCAGGTGTACTCGTCCGAACCCAAGCCGGTGATCACCGAGGACAACCTCGTGGTGAACATCGACACGGTGCTCTACTACCAGGTGACCGATCCGCGGGCGGCAGCGTACGAAGTCGCTGATTACCTCCAGGCGATCGATCAGCTCACGGTGACCACGCTGCGCAACGTCATCGGCAGCATGGACCTCGAGGGCACCCTCACCTCACGCGAGGAGATCAACGCCCGGCTCCGCACGGTCCTCGACGATGCCACCGGAAAGTGGGGAATCCGGGTGAACCGAGTCGAGATCAAAGCCATCGATCCGCCGAACACCATCAAAGAGGCGATGGAGAAGCAGATGCGGGCCGAGCGTGACAAGCGCGCGGCCATCCTGCACGCCGAAGGGGAACGGCAAGCCAAGATCCTCACTGCGGAAGGTACGAAGCAGAAGGACATCCTCGAAGCACAGGGCACTCAGCAAGCCATGATTCTGCGGGCGGACGGCGAGGCAAAGGCAGTGGAGCGGGTCTTCCAGGCCGTCCACCGCAACAACGCCGACCCGAAGATCCTCGCCTACAAATACCTTGAGACGCTTCCGCACCTGGCCAAGAGCGACAACAACACGTTCTGGGTGATCCCAGGGGAGCTGACCGAGGCCGTTCGCACCGTCACCAGCGCGTTCGGCGACCAGTCTTCCACGGGCCTGCCCAAGGCCGCGCAATCCGAGAACGCCAACGCCGCCGGCCCTGGTGACACCTCGGACACAGACCGGACCGCGGAGCTCGAGGCAGAACCACCGCCTTCACTCGATGCTGCCGCGGCCGCCGACGAGGCCGCGAAGCAAGCCGACGCCGCGGTGAGCGACGCCAAGGCCGAGGCCGCCGCGGCAGCGAACGCGCCCTCAGCCTCTGACCGAGGGCGCACCTCCAACAACTGA
- a CDS encoding NfeD family protein, with amino-acid sequence MPWFLWLFAAAALGAVEFFTLTLVFGLLAGAALVAAVVAGLGIGVFGQLLALAAAAAAGLLLVRPVALRHMAQTPLTNEGSDALIGKRAEVMQEVTATRGLIKLSGEPWSARALDESHVIPVGALVDVMEIEGAIAVVYPRELLP; translated from the coding sequence ATGCCGTGGTTCCTGTGGTTGTTCGCCGCCGCGGCGCTAGGTGCCGTGGAGTTTTTCACCCTGACGCTGGTTTTCGGGCTGCTGGCGGGTGCCGCTTTGGTTGCCGCCGTGGTCGCCGGCTTGGGCATCGGCGTTTTCGGCCAGCTCCTGGCGCTCGCAGCGGCCGCGGCCGCGGGCCTCCTCCTTGTCCGCCCTGTGGCCCTGCGGCACATGGCACAGACGCCCCTCACCAACGAGGGCAGCGACGCACTGATCGGCAAGCGGGCCGAGGTGATGCAGGAAGTCACCGCGACCCGCGGACTGATCAAACTCTCCGGCGAACCATGGTCCGCCCGCGCTCTCGACGAAAGCCATGTGATCCCTGTGGGAGCGCTGGTGGATGTGATGGAGATCGAAGGCGCGATAGCTGTTGTCTACCCCCGCGAGCTCCTTCCATGA
- the panD gene encoding aspartate 1-decarboxylase, which produces MMRTMFKSKIHRATVTQADLHYVGSVTIDADLLDAADLLPGELVHIVDITNGARLETYTIEGERGSGVIGINGAAAHLVHPGDRVIIISYAQVDDAEARTLRPKVVHVEGENNRVVALGDDAAAPVPGADDMARSPHAVRDLQESR; this is translated from the coding sequence ATGATGCGCACCATGTTCAAGTCCAAGATCCACCGTGCCACGGTGACCCAGGCGGACCTGCACTACGTGGGATCCGTGACCATCGACGCCGACCTTCTCGACGCCGCCGACCTGCTGCCCGGCGAGCTCGTGCACATCGTCGACATCACCAACGGCGCCCGTCTGGAGACCTACACCATCGAGGGCGAGCGCGGCAGTGGCGTCATCGGGATCAACGGCGCGGCCGCGCACCTCGTGCACCCCGGCGACAGGGTGATCATCATCAGCTACGCCCAGGTCGACGACGCCGAGGCGCGCACTCTGCGGCCCAAGGTCGTGCACGTCGAAGGTGAGAACAACCGCGTCGTGGCCCTCGGCGACGACGCGGCGGCGCCGGTGCCGGGCGCCGACGACATGGCCCGCAGCCCGCACGCGGTGCGAGACCTTCAGGAGAGCCGATGA
- a CDS encoding GNAT family N-acetyltransferase, giving the protein MSSGIEMRDDRARGVIEARADGEVVGQIVYFTLDAPESALVPVHTEVVPAHEGEGIAGSLARELYAMAAREGVAVAPLCPYVVKWAGRHPDEAPVASGELVSAALAKVKSDPAAW; this is encoded by the coding sequence ATGAGCAGTGGGATCGAGATGCGCGACGACCGGGCGCGCGGCGTCATCGAGGCGCGGGCGGACGGTGAAGTCGTCGGCCAGATCGTCTACTTCACGCTTGACGCACCCGAGTCCGCCCTCGTGCCCGTGCACACCGAAGTGGTGCCCGCGCACGAGGGTGAGGGCATCGCGGGATCGCTGGCCAGGGAGCTCTACGCGATGGCGGCGCGGGAAGGCGTGGCCGTCGCGCCCCTGTGCCCGTACGTGGTGAAGTGGGCCGGGCGGCATCCCGATGAGGCGCCCGTAGCCTCCGGCGAGTTGGTCAGTGCCGCGCTGGCCAAGGTGAAGTCGGACCCGGCCGCATGGTGA
- a CDS encoding aspartate/glutamate racemase family protein, with protein MVSATLALLHTSPVHVPVFERLRDEDHPGLDLRHLVHEDLLARARVEGPDAVADDIQELLEQAVDEGADLVLCTCSTIGAVTEARAAAVGVPLVRVDRPMAAAAVAAGRSVAVVATLESTLAPTRALVEEEAARAGRPVDVTTVLVAGAWQRFEAGDREGHVRLIAEAVDALEGVDSVVLAQASMADAADRATLPVPVISSPRPGLRAAVLRCGEESKS; from the coding sequence ATGGTGAGCGCGACACTCGCCCTGCTGCACACATCGCCCGTGCACGTCCCCGTCTTCGAGCGGCTGCGGGACGAGGACCACCCGGGACTCGACCTGCGCCATCTCGTCCATGAGGACCTGCTCGCGCGGGCCCGCGTCGAGGGTCCCGACGCGGTGGCCGACGACATCCAGGAACTTCTGGAGCAGGCCGTCGACGAGGGGGCCGACCTCGTCCTGTGCACCTGCTCGACCATCGGCGCCGTCACCGAGGCCCGCGCCGCTGCCGTCGGCGTGCCCCTCGTGCGGGTCGACCGGCCCATGGCGGCCGCCGCCGTGGCCGCGGGGCGGTCCGTGGCCGTCGTCGCCACGCTGGAGAGCACCCTGGCGCCGACCCGCGCCCTGGTCGAGGAGGAGGCGGCCCGCGCCGGGCGGCCCGTCGACGTCACGACGGTCCTCGTGGCGGGCGCCTGGCAGCGGTTCGAGGCCGGCGACAGGGAAGGCCACGTACGCCTGATCGCGGAGGCCGTCGACGCCCTGGAAGGCGTCGACTCCGTCGTCCTCGCCCAGGCGTCCATGGCGGACGCGGCGGACCGCGCCACCCTCCCCGTACCGGTCATCTCCAGCCCGCGCCCTGGGCTGCGTGCGGCCGTTCTCCGGTGTGGGGAGGAGAGCAAGTCGTAG
- a CDS encoding nitroreductase family deazaflavin-dependent oxidoreductase → MAQQDEEAVISPTGWVAKQARLYEESGGTKGTGVQGVPCLLLDYRGRRTGQLRRTVLIYGRDGDDYLIVASNGGADEHPLWYRNLLDEPDVRLRVGTEERFAARAETLSPEDKARVWPGLVEIFAPYADYQAKTDRDIPVVRLRRTGN, encoded by the coding sequence ATGGCGCAGCAGGACGAAGAGGCCGTGATCAGTCCTACGGGCTGGGTGGCCAAGCAGGCCCGCCTGTACGAGGAGTCGGGCGGCACGAAGGGCACCGGGGTGCAGGGTGTTCCCTGCCTGCTGCTCGACTACCGCGGACGGCGCACGGGGCAGTTGCGCCGCACCGTCCTGATCTACGGCCGCGATGGCGACGACTACCTCATCGTGGCCTCGAACGGCGGAGCCGACGAGCACCCGCTGTGGTACCGCAACCTCCTCGACGAGCCCGACGTACGGTTGCGCGTGGGCACCGAGGAGCGGTTCGCCGCCCGCGCCGAGACCCTGTCGCCCGAGGACAAGGCCAGGGTCTGGCCGGGCCTCGTCGAGATCTTCGCCCCCTACGCGGACTACCAGGCCAAGACGGATCGCGACATCCCCGTAGTGCGGCTCAGGCGCACCGGGAACTGA
- the gndA gene encoding NADP-dependent phosphogluconate dehydrogenase translates to MSSTSAQIGVTGLAVMGRNLARNFARNGYTVALHNRTAAKTHALVEEFGDEGDFIATETAKEFVAALERPRRLVVMVKAGEPTDAVIKEFAPLMEPGDMIIDGGNAHFADTRRRERELREQDIHFVGTGVSGGEEGSLLGPSIMPGGSEESYASLGPMLEKISAKAKDGSPCVTHVGPDGAGHFVKMVHNGIEYADMQLIAEAYQLLRDVAGYSPAQIADIFRTWNTGRLDSYLIEITAEVLKHVDAATGEPFVDVVQDQAEQKGTGRWTVQIALDLGVPVSGIAEAVFARSLSGHSELRAVSRDLAGPKARTLTESEAAAFADQVEQALYASKIVSYTQGFHEVAAGSEEYGWDIDLGAVAAIWRGGCIIRAAFLDRIRAAYDARADLPSLLSDKTFAQEIGAAQDDWRAVLVAATQQGVPTPGFSAALAYYDALRADRLPAALTQGQRDYFGAHTYRRTDREGSFHTLWGGDRSEVQA, encoded by the coding sequence ATGAGCAGCACGTCAGCCCAGATCGGTGTCACCGGCCTCGCGGTCATGGGGCGCAATCTGGCCCGGAACTTCGCACGCAACGGCTACACCGTCGCCCTGCACAACCGCACGGCGGCCAAGACCCACGCCTTGGTCGAGGAGTTCGGCGACGAGGGCGATTTCATCGCCACCGAGACCGCCAAGGAGTTCGTCGCGGCCCTGGAGCGCCCGCGCCGCCTCGTCGTCATGGTGAAGGCGGGCGAGCCCACGGACGCCGTGATCAAGGAGTTCGCGCCGCTCATGGAGCCGGGCGACATGATCATCGACGGCGGCAACGCGCACTTCGCGGACACCCGGCGCCGCGAGCGTGAACTGCGCGAACAGGACATCCACTTCGTCGGCACCGGCGTATCGGGCGGCGAGGAGGGGTCGCTGCTCGGCCCGAGCATCATGCCGGGCGGCTCCGAGGAGTCGTACGCCTCGCTCGGTCCGATGCTGGAGAAGATCTCCGCGAAGGCGAAGGACGGATCGCCGTGCGTCACGCATGTCGGCCCGGACGGCGCGGGGCACTTCGTGAAGATGGTGCACAACGGCATCGAGTACGCGGACATGCAGCTGATCGCCGAGGCCTATCAGCTGCTGCGCGATGTGGCGGGCTACTCCCCCGCGCAGATCGCGGACATCTTCCGCACCTGGAACACCGGCCGTCTCGATTCCTACCTGATCGAGATCACGGCGGAGGTCCTCAAGCACGTGGACGCCGCGACGGGCGAGCCGTTCGTCGACGTGGTCCAGGATCAGGCCGAGCAGAAGGGCACCGGCCGCTGGACCGTGCAGATCGCCCTCGACCTGGGCGTTCCGGTGTCGGGCATCGCGGAGGCCGTGTTCGCGAGGTCCCTGTCGGGCCACTCCGAACTGCGGGCCGTGTCAAGGGACTTGGCGGGCCCGAAGGCCCGGACACTGACCGAGTCGGAGGCCGCGGCGTTCGCCGACCAGGTCGAGCAGGCGCTGTACGCGTCGAAGATCGTGTCGTACACGCAGGGCTTCCACGAGGTCGCCGCGGGCAGCGAGGAGTACGGCTGGGACATCGACCTGGGCGCGGTCGCCGCCATCTGGCGCGGCGGCTGCATCATCCGGGCCGCCTTCCTTGACCGAATCCGCGCCGCGTACGACGCACGCGCGGATCTGCCGAGCCTGCTCTCGGACAAGACGTTCGCGCAGGAGATCGGTGCGGCCCAGGACGACTGGCGGGCGGTGCTGGTCGCGGCCACCCAGCAGGGGGTCCCCACGCCGGGCTTCTCGGCGGCCCTCGCCTACTACGACGCGCTGCGCGCGGACCGGCTGCCGGCCGCGCTCACGCAGGGGCAGCGGGACTACTTCGGGGCGCACACCTATCGGCGTACGGACCGCGAGGGGTCGTTCCACACGCTGTGGGGCGGGGACCGCTCGGAGGTCCAGGCCTAG
- a CDS encoding acetylxylan esterase, which yields MPHFDMPLDELRRYRPDVTEPEDFDAFWEKTLSAAREHDLDARFVPVDAHLSTVDVFDVTFAGFGGHPVKGWLKLPAGTTEPLPVVVEYIGYGGGRALPHERLLWSAAGFAHFVMDTRGQGGGGSAGDTPDPVGSGPAYPGYMTRGIEDPHEYYYRRVFTDAVRAVEAARTHPLVDSSRVAAVGGSQGGGITLAVGGLVHDLAAIAPDVPFLCDFPRATTLTDRPPYREIALYMKAKRGVEESVFRTLSYFDGVHFAARGTAPALFSTALEDMTCPPSTVFAAHNAYAGSERSMEVYSFNDHEGGGPYQQSVQLQWIPKHLKR from the coding sequence GTGCCCCATTTCGACATGCCGCTCGACGAACTGCGCCGCTACCGCCCCGACGTGACCGAGCCCGAGGACTTCGACGCGTTCTGGGAGAAGACCCTTTCGGCCGCACGCGAACACGACCTGGACGCCCGCTTCGTTCCCGTCGACGCGCACCTGAGCACGGTCGACGTCTTCGACGTGACGTTCGCGGGGTTCGGCGGCCACCCCGTCAAGGGCTGGCTGAAACTGCCCGCGGGGACGACCGAGCCGCTCCCCGTCGTCGTCGAGTACATCGGCTACGGCGGCGGCCGCGCCTTGCCGCATGAGCGCCTGCTGTGGTCGGCCGCGGGCTTCGCGCACTTCGTGATGGACACCCGGGGGCAGGGCGGCGGAGGTTCGGCGGGCGACACCCCCGACCCGGTCGGCAGCGGGCCCGCCTACCCCGGCTACATGACGCGCGGCATCGAGGACCCGCACGAGTACTATTACCGGCGCGTCTTCACCGACGCCGTACGGGCCGTCGAGGCGGCCCGCACGCATCCGCTGGTGGACTCCTCGCGCGTCGCGGCGGTCGGCGGCAGCCAGGGCGGCGGGATCACGCTCGCCGTCGGCGGACTCGTCCACGACCTGGCGGCGATCGCGCCCGACGTGCCGTTCCTGTGCGACTTCCCGCGTGCCACGACCCTCACCGACCGGCCGCCCTACCGGGAGATCGCGCTCTACATGAAGGCGAAGCGCGGCGTCGAGGAGAGCGTCTTCCGTACGCTCTCCTACTTCGACGGGGTGCACTTCGCGGCGCGAGGCACGGCGCCCGCGCTCTTCTCGACGGCCCTGGAGGACATGACGTGCCCGCCGTCCACCGTGTTCGCCGCGCACAACGCCTACGCGGGATCGGAACGTTCGATGGAGGTCTACTCCTTCAATGATCATGAGGGCGGCGGCCCCTACCAGCAGAGTGTCCAACTCCAGTGGATCCCGAAGCACTTGAAGCGCTGA
- a CDS encoding transglycosylase family protein, with protein MALRGRHRRYQPNRINRASLTVTAGGAGMALPLMGTGTAEAADVDTWNKVAACESTNNWSINSGNGYYGGLQFKQSTWEAYGGTAYAPRADRATKDQQIAVAEKVLKAQGPQAWPVCSQRAGLTRGGDAPDITPMSAPKKTAPKAPQREVKDVKPEVTPQSTAGRGQMYTVVRGDTLSQIADERRVNGGWQQLYEANRSTIGGDPDLITPGQRLALQASQKKAGKPQAAPEQRTEPKQRAEPKQRAEPKQRAEPKPKPKPKAEKAEPNKAKPAQAGQGFAAPVAASPSTPYRAAGGSWSKGYHTGVDFAVATGTSVKAVAAGTVVSSGWGGSYGYEVVIRHADGKYSQYGHLSALTVKAGQKVGAGQRIARSGSTGNSTGPHLHFEIRTGPGFGSDVDPLAYLRAGGVRI; from the coding sequence ATGGCCTTACGCGGGCGGCACCGCCGGTATCAGCCGAACCGGATCAACCGTGCGTCGCTGACCGTCACGGCGGGCGGCGCCGGGATGGCGCTGCCGCTTATGGGCACGGGCACGGCGGAGGCGGCGGACGTCGACACCTGGAACAAGGTCGCGGCCTGCGAGTCCACCAACAACTGGAGCATCAACTCCGGCAACGGCTACTACGGCGGCCTGCAGTTCAAGCAGTCCACGTGGGAGGCGTACGGCGGCACGGCCTACGCCCCGCGCGCCGACCGCGCCACCAAGGACCAGCAGATAGCCGTCGCCGAGAAGGTCCTCAAGGCACAGGGGCCGCAGGCCTGGCCGGTCTGCTCGCAGCGGGCGGGCCTGACCCGGGGCGGTGACGCGCCCGACATCACGCCGATGAGCGCGCCCAAGAAGACAGCGCCCAAGGCCCCCCAGCGCGAGGTCAAGGACGTCAAGCCGGAAGTGACCCCGCAGTCCACCGCGGGCCGCGGCCAGATGTACACGGTCGTGCGCGGTGACACGCTCTCCCAGATCGCCGACGAGCGCCGGGTGAACGGCGGCTGGCAGCAGCTGTACGAGGCCAACCGCTCGACGATCGGCGGCGACCCCGACCTGATCACGCCGGGCCAGCGGCTCGCGCTGCAGGCCTCGCAGAAGAAGGCGGGAAAACCGCAGGCCGCGCCCGAGCAGCGCACGGAGCCGAAGCAGCGGGCCGAGCCGAAGCAGCGTGCGGAGCCGAAGCAGCGTGCGGAGCCGAAGCCGAAGCCGAAGCCCAAGGCCGAGAAGGCCGAGCCGAACAAGGCGAAGCCCGCACAGGCCGGGCAGGGCTTCGCCGCGCCCGTGGCCGCGTCGCCGAGCACCCCCTACCGTGCGGCGGGCGGCTCCTGGTCGAAGGGCTACCACACAGGGGTCGACTTCGCCGTGGCCACCGGCACCTCCGTGAAGGCCGTCGCGGCGGGCACGGTCGTCTCGTCCGGCTGGGGCGGCTCGTACGGCTACGAAGTGGTGATCCGGCACGCCGACGGCAAGTACTCCCAGTACGGCCATCTCTCGGCGCTCACCGTCAAGGCGGGGCAGAAGGTGGGCGCGGGGCAGCGCATCGCGCGCTCGGGGTCGACGGGCAACAGCACGGGCCCGCATCTGCACTTCGAGATCCGGACGGGCCCCGGCTTCGGCTCCGACGTCGATCCGCTCGCGTACCTGCGGGCCGGCGGCGTCCGGATCTGA